A stretch of Lathyrus oleraceus cultivar Zhongwan6 chromosome 6, CAAS_Psat_ZW6_1.0, whole genome shotgun sequence DNA encodes these proteins:
- the LOC127096294 gene encoding protein PGR yields MFGLERENLVKIHEWFDTLLKIFEELGFLQPVRKGTNGGVTKAGLLAAAAGGSVIGLSYVLLEFSTIKCRSDRVLKQLLVIPIATTAGLGGSIIDSLLGATLQFRGFCSIRQKVVGKPEPTIKKISGLSILDNNAVNFVSILFDASDGVAMYGYN; encoded by the exons ATGTTTGGTCTGGAACG tgaaaacTTGGTGAAAATTCATGAGTGGTTTGATACCTTGTTGAAGATTTTTGAGGAATTAGGCTTCCTACAG CCTGTGAGGAAGGGTACAAATGGTGGTGTGACAAAAGCAGGACTTCTAGCCGCTGCAGCCGGTGGAAGTGTCATTGGACTATCATATGTTCTTTTAGAATTTTCGACAATCAAGTGCAGGTCTGATAGAGTTCTCAAGCAACTACTGGTAATACCCATCGCTACCACGGCAGGACTAGGTGGGAGTATCATTGACTCTCTATTGGGTGCAACCTTACAATTTAGAGGATTCTGCTCTATTCGCCAGAAG GTTGTTGGGAAGCCCGAACCAACCATTAAAAAGATTTCAGGACTCAGCATTCTTGACAACAATGCAGTGAACTTTGTGTCAATACT GTTCGATGCTAGTGACGGAGTTGCAATGTATGGTTATAATTGA